A window from Primulina eburnea isolate SZY01 chromosome 2, ASM2296580v1, whole genome shotgun sequence encodes these proteins:
- the LOC140824410 gene encoding secreted RxLR effector protein 161-like — MRKIPYTSAVGSLMYDQVCTCPDIGYLTRMLGRYLSNPGVEHWKAVKRVLRYLQRTKDYMLIYRRLDQLEIIWYTNSDFAGCQESMKSTSGYIYLLAGGFISWKRTKQSLIASSTMSVEFAACYEASSHGIWLQNFVTGLRIVDGIERPLIIHGDNKSAVIYSNNNRSSTKSKHIDIKFLVVKEIIQSGK; from the coding sequence ATGAGGAAGATTCCTTATACATCTGCAGTGGGGAGTCTGATGTATGATCAGGTTTGTACATGTCCAGATATTGGGTACCTAACAAGAATGTTAGGACGATATTTAAGTAATCCAGGAGTGGAACATTGGAAAGCAGTCAAAAGGGTTTTACGATACCTACAAAGAACAAAAGATTACATGCTCATATATCGGAGGTTGGATCAGCTTGAGATCATTTGGTATACTAACTCCGATTTTGCTGGATGCCAAGAGAGTATGAAATCTACGTCGGGCTACATCTATCTCCTTGCTGGAGGTTTCATTTCCTGGAAGCGTACTAAACAGTCACTTATTGCCTCTTCCACCATGTCAGTTGAGTTTGCAGCATGTTATGAGGCATCCAGTCATGGAATATGGCTGCAAAATTTTGTCACGGGACTACGCATTGTTGATGGCATTGAAAGGCCACTAATAATACATGGTGACAATAAATCAGCAGTCATATATTCCAATAACAACAGGAGCTCGACGAAgtcaaaacatattgacatcaAGTTTCTGGTTGTTAAAGAAATAATTCAGAGTGGAAAGTAG
- the LOC140823962 gene encoding uncharacterized protein, protein MTFIVGLIYWLNEALSLQSKGGEITLWVCLKSNRANMASAYLNLAGFIAFVPKVPTTAHFPTHLFRSRTCWFDGITVSTSRCQAKFEEFQENIKDDDAQQLLIPEPNDAEEEDDSCLPSDLEGAVQQSGQASAEFVSSGGTRAIVELLIPQLQFLDDEGAQIELWELSKIFLDTLMEETRCQRVKAIFPDAGAAALLKYKWKDAKFCFSGLGDRKPVDNEDEIVVMVVPDYQMLEYVERITSDISNVSPRPLIMWNPRLISEDVGVGINVRRLRRDFLSTFTVVYSMKPLPSGAVFRCYPGSWKVFFDDEERPNRYILAKEQISRPDIEDLEIIFGGGEEPENGTSSLFNHAAGIFSSINRFMKVISR, encoded by the exons ATGACCTTTATCGTGGGACTCATTTATTGGTTGAATGAAGCGTTATCCCTCCAAAGCAAAGGCGGGGAGATTACTCTCTGGGTGTGCTTGAAATCAAACAGAGCGAATATGGCTTCCGCATATTTAAACCTCGCTGGATTCATTGCTTTTGTTCCCAAAGTACCCACAACCGCCCATTTTCCTACACATCTGTTTCGTTCAAGAACTTGTTGGTTCGATGGGATTACGGTTTCCACTTCAAGATGTCAAGCCAAGTTTGAGGAATTCCAAGAAAATATCAAGGATGATGACGCACAGCAACTGTTGATTCCAGAACCCAATGATGCAGAGGAAGAAGATGACAg TTGCTTGCCTTCTGATTTGGAGGGTGCAGTTCAGCAGTCTGGCCAAGCAAGCGCTGAGTTTGTTTCTTCGGGAGGAACAAGAGCTATA GTTGAATTATTAATTCCACAGTTGCAGTTTCTTGATGATGAAGGGGCAcaaattgaactttgggaactgTCAAAGATATTCTTGGATACACTTATGGAAGAAACAAGATGCCAG AGGGTTAAAGCTATATTTCCAGATGCCGGTGCTGCTGCTTTGCTAAAGTATAAGTGGAAAGATGCTAAATTTTGTTTCTCCGG TTTAGGTGATAGGAAACCTGTAGATAATGAAGATGAGATTGTTGTGATGGTTGTTCCCGATTATCAGATGTTGGAATATGTTGAAAGAATTACATCCGACATCTCAAATGTTTCG CCTAGGCCTCTCATCATGTGGAATCCACGCCTTATTAGTGAGGATGTTGGAGTCGGAATTAATGTTCGCCGGTTACGAAGGGACTTTTTAAG CACTTTTACTGTAGTCTACTCAATGAAACCTCTTCCATCTGGTGCTGTGTTTCGATGTTATCCAGG ATCATGGAAGGTCTTTTTTGATGATGAAGAGCGACCCAACAGATATATTCTCGCCAAGGAACAGATAAGCCGTCCTGATATAGAAGATCTCGAG ATAATATTTGGAGGAGGAGAAGAGCCAGAAAATGGAACATCATCCCTTTTTAATCATGCAGCAGGCATCTTCTCCTCAATAAATAGATTTATGAAAGTGATTTCGAGATAA